A stretch of DNA from Mycolicibacterium celeriflavum:
GCACCGGCGACGCCGTCGGTGGCGCAGACGATGTTCGCGCACACGTGGATTCCGTGGCTGCGGTAGGTGTAGAGGCGCCCGGCCGGTCCGAACATCACGGAGTTACGCGGCCCCGGCCCGCGAAACGAGTGGGCCGCCGCGTCGGGCCACGGGCCATCGGCGGGTCCGCCGTACGCCTCGACCTCGACGATCATCGCGCTCACCCCCCGCCCGCACAGCGACGCGCCGAGCAGCCGCTGGGCCGCGGTCAGGGGGTCCGTGGACAGCAACTCGGCGCTCACCGAAGCGATTCTGCCGGTGCCCTTGACAGGCCCGACGAGTGGGCGCAGTATTCATCACATGATGACTTCATCGCATGATGAATTCCGGACACCGCCGCCTGATCCGGCCGTCGACATCACAGATCTGCGCGTCGTCCGCGGTAAGCGGCTGGCCCTCGACGACGTCACGGTGCGGATCGCGCAGGGCACCATCACCGGCCTGCTCGGTCCTTCCGGATGTGGCAAGACCACGCTGATGCGCAGCATCGTCGGCACGCAGATCATCACCAGTGGTTCGGTGACGGTGCTGGGCCGGCCCGCCGGGGCGGCAGACCTACGGCACCGGGTCGGCTATGTCACTCAGGACCCGACCGTCTACGACGATCTACGGGTAATCGACAACGTTCGCTACTTCGCCTCGCTGTACGGGACCGACTCTGACGCCGCCGATGAGGCCGTCGAAGCTGTCGGGCTCGACGACCATCGAACAGCGGTGTGCGCCAATCTGTCCGGCGGCCAGAAGACGCGCGCCTCGTTGGCGTGCGCGCTCGTCTCGCACCCGGATCTGCTCGTGCTCGATGAACCGACCGTCGGGCTGGACCCGGTGCTGCGGGTGGATTTGTGGGAGCAGTTCCACCGCTTGGCGAGTCAAGGGACGACGCTGCTGGTGTCCAGCCACGTGATGGACGAGGCCGATCACTGCGGTGAGTTGTTGCTGATGCGCGAAGGTCGCCTGCTCACCCACACCACACCGACGAAGCTACGAGAGGACACGCAATGTCAGTCACTGGAGGAAGCGTTTCTGTCCGTCATCAGGCACAGCACCGCGGCCGCCGCAGCCGAAGCCGGTTGAGCCCCCAGCCATATCTCGCCACCACGGGCCGCATCCTGCGCCAACTGGCGGCCGATCACCGCAGCGTCGCAATGATCCTCGTCGTGCCAAGCCTGATCATCACGTTGCTCTACTTCATGTTCCAGGAAGCCCCGCACCCGCCCGGGGCACCATCTCCGTTCAACACCGCGTGCTTGATCATGCTCGGCGTTTTCCCCCTCGTGGTGATGTTTCTGATCACGTCGATCACCATGCAGCGCGAACGGGTTTCGGGCACGTTGGAGCGGATTCTGACCACTCCCCTGCGTCGCACAGACCTGCTCGCCGCGTACGGCACCGCGTTCTCGATCGCCGCTGCCGCCCAGGCGACGCTCGCGTGCATCGTCTCGTACGTGTTCCTCGGTTTCGGTACCGAAGGCAGCCCGGGGTGGGTATTCACGATCGCGATCATCAACGCCGTACTCGGCGTGGGGCTGGGTCTGCTGTGTAGCGCGTTCGCGCGCACCGAGTTCCAGGCCGTGCAGTTCATGCCCGTGGTGATCGTCCCGCAGCTTCTGCTGTGCGGCATCATCGTGCCGCGCGACGTGCTGCCGGACTGGCTGCAGTGGATCAGCAACGTGCTGCCCGCAAGCTACGCTCTGGAGGCGCTGCGACAGGTCGGCGCCTACCCGGAGCCGACGTTCATCGCGGTGCGCGACATGGCGGTCGTGATCGGCTTCGCGGTTCTGGCGCTGTGCCTTGCGGCGGCCACGCTACGACGAAGGACACCGTGACGACGTTGACCACCAACGCTGAGCGCAAACGCCCCGGGCGGCCGCCCGGACCGTCGGACACCCGGGAACGCATCCTGACTAGTGCACGGGAATTGTTCGCGCGCAACGGAATCGACAAGACCTCGATTCGTGCGATCGCTGCGGCCGCGGCGGTCGACCCCGCGCTGGTACATCACTACTTCGGGACGAAGACCCAGTTGTTCGCCGCGGCGATCCACATTCCGATCGACCCGATGCAGGTCATCGGCCCGCTGCGGCAGGTTCCGGTGGAGGAGATCGGCCGCATACTGCCGTCACTTCTGCTGCCGCTGTGGGATTCGGAAATGGGCAAGGGTTTCATCGCGACGCTGCGGTCCATGCTCGCGGGCAACGATTCGTCGTTGTTCCGGACGTTCCTGCAGGAGGTCATCGCCAAGGAGGTCGGCTCGCGCGTCGACGACCCGCCCGGTACCGGGCCGATCCGTGTGCAGTTCGTCGCCTCGCAATTGGTGGGCGTGGTGATGGCCCGCTACATCCTCGAACTCGACCCGTTCAAATCGCTGCCGGTGGAGCAGATCGCGGAGACGATCGCGCCGAACCTGCAGCGCTACCTCACCGGAGAGTTACCTGGCTTCGCCTGACGCGCGGTCCACCATCCGCTGGTGCTCGGCCTCGTCGGTGACGGCGACGGCCTCGTCGATCAACAGCACCGGGATGCCGTCGTCGATGCGGTATGCCCAGCGTAGCCGCGGGTTGTAGAGGTATTCCGGCTGATCGGGGTCGACGAGCAGCAGCGGTCCGCGGTCCTGCGGGCAGACCAGGATTTCGAGAAGTTTCGCGTCGAGCGCCACGGCGGATCAGCCGGTAGGGGCGGTCATGCCCGGGATGACAGGCACCGGGCCGGCGACGGGTCCGTTGTCCACCACGGCCTGGGCAGCCCGCGCCTGCAGCTTGCGCTGATAGGCGATGGTCTCTTTGAGCGCTTCGACGAGCGGCGTCTGGTTCGGCCGGTGCTCGAGCGCGTCCGCCAGCGCCGCTGCGTTCGCGTTCGACGGGCGGTAACCCTGCTGGCGCAGCTTCACCGCGTCGTCGATCAGCTTGGAGATCTGACCGCCGCCGTCGCCCTGCCGGTACTCCTCGTGGATGACGGAGAGCACCTGGTCGGCGTTCACCTTGGGCGCAGCCGCCTCGTCGTCGTTTTTGCAATCCTCGCCGGTGCAGGGCGTCACCGGCCCCTCGGCTTGAGGCTCAGGGGCTTCGGTTTCGACGGTCGGCTCCGCGGGCTGCGCCATCGCAGTGGGCAGTGCGACACCGGTCAGCAGGCCGGCGGCCAGCACGCCGCTGGCGATGGTGCCCAGGAAGAGGCGACGCCCGACGCCGGGATGTGTACCGGTTCGCGATGTCATCAATCCTCCAGCTCGGTGGCGCGGCTGCCCGGGTCCGGCGA
This window harbors:
- a CDS encoding ABC transporter permease, translating into MSVTGGSVSVRHQAQHRGRRSRSRLSPQPYLATTGRILRQLAADHRSVAMILVVPSLIITLLYFMFQEAPHPPGAPSPFNTACLIMLGVFPLVVMFLITSITMQRERVSGTLERILTTPLRRTDLLAAYGTAFSIAAAAQATLACIVSYVFLGFGTEGSPGWVFTIAIINAVLGVGLGLLCSAFARTEFQAVQFMPVVIVPQLLLCGIIVPRDVLPDWLQWISNVLPASYALEALRQVGAYPEPTFIAVRDMAVVIGFAVLALCLAAATLRRRTP
- a CDS encoding Trm112 family protein — protein: MALDAKLLEILVCPQDRGPLLLVDPDQPEYLYNPRLRWAYRIDDGIPVLLIDEAVAVTDEAEHQRMVDRASGEAR
- a CDS encoding TetR/AcrR family transcriptional regulator, whose translation is MTTNAERKRPGRPPGPSDTRERILTSARELFARNGIDKTSIRAIAAAAAVDPALVHHYFGTKTQLFAAAIHIPIDPMQVIGPLRQVPVEEIGRILPSLLLPLWDSEMGKGFIATLRSMLAGNDSSLFRTFLQEVIAKEVGSRVDDPPGTGPIRVQFVASQLVGVVMARYILELDPFKSLPVEQIAETIAPNLQRYLTGELPGFA
- a CDS encoding ABC transporter ATP-binding protein, which translates into the protein MMTSSHDEFRTPPPDPAVDITDLRVVRGKRLALDDVTVRIAQGTITGLLGPSGCGKTTLMRSIVGTQIITSGSVTVLGRPAGAADLRHRVGYVTQDPTVYDDLRVIDNVRYFASLYGTDSDAADEAVEAVGLDDHRTAVCANLSGGQKTRASLACALVSHPDLLVLDEPTVGLDPVLRVDLWEQFHRLASQGTTLLVSSHVMDEADHCGELLLMREGRLLTHTTPTKLREDTQCQSLEEAFLSVIRHSTAAAAAEAG